CGCGTCCTCCTTGCTCTCGGTTACGACAGGTGAACAAGTCGCGCTCGACTCGCTggacgtgctgcgcggcgaccCCATTCAAGGCGCCAACGTGGTCCTCATCAATAATTGGGAGTACACGGATCGTATCGACGCGACGATGATGCGACTCTGGGTGCGGCGCATCAAGGAGTTCGCCAGCGAGTCGAACCCGCACGTACGTGTGTACTGTACGAATGAAGGGTATTTCGCCTTCGACTCGCTCGTCTACCGCCAAGGTCTTTTCACCGCTGACAATGTCGCTTCCTTCTTCCTGGGCGCgtacgccgccgcaggaAAAGTGATCGGCGCTTTTGgtggcaacgccgctgctgaggaggaggcgggcgaGATGAAGAAGCTGGGTTTGCGACTTTTCACACTCGAGCTGAAAGGGAAGGTCTTCTCGacacagctgctgcgccgggcTCTCTTCAGTCCCGCAGCACGGCAACTACTCAAGAATGTGTGGCGCAGCAAGGGCTACTTTAGCGCTCTGGACGacgagggcagcggtggctcGTACTCTGCCAAAGAGGTTCAGTTCCGCTGGCAGACGGTGAAGCGCAAGGTGGACTATGGCGAGGTATTGCCACCGTACGTGCCGCTGGTCGGCCGAGAATCAGGTGAGCCTCTTTGCTGCCGAATTGTCTTTATCGGCGATTTCGACGCCGGGGCTAAAGCCCAGCAGGCAGTCACATTTTTTTCCGCGGTGGCGTCACGCAGCGTCTGACCCCTCTCTATCTCCATTCTCCTTTGGCTTGCTGTCGCTTGGCTgcgctctgctgctgtgcgcacCAACTCGCTCTCCGCCTTGCCCTCTTTCCACCATCTGCCATGTCCACCCGCCAACCACATACGACTAACGCTGAGGCGCTTATAATCCGTTGTtgcccccctctcttgcGCATGTGTGTTAGCAAGCATGCACACCATTATGCTGTTGTATCGTCTCGCTACCTTGGGCGTCGACACACCACAAACTCTACCCCTACATCCTTGCCCGTCGCATCACGCCGGGTTATCGGCTGCAGTTGTgagcgctgcgcttctcctctcgtGGAGCCTCACATGTGCGCACCGCCTTTTCCACCTTCCCTCACTTTCTCCCGGCTGCTCCGTTGCGTGTCGCAGAGAGCCACCACTCCCCCTGCCCTCACGGGCACATAGAATCGCACCTCTCAGCATAGAAGAGACGACGTATGTGCGCACGTCCGGGCAAGGCGGAAGTCCACCTGCGGAGGTAGGGGAACAAATTCTGcttcgcctctccctccaccttctctctcctccgctaCACTGATCCCTCTGTCTTCGACTCTCtctgctgccactgcgcaCGACGTCTTCGAACGCAGCGCAGGCCGTTGCGTGGTGTGGCTTCACAAGCTCCATTTCAAGCCTTCGTACTTTGCCATTATCGTCTTGCGTCTCCTGTCTTCTACTCCCTcacccgctctctctctctcacataTGTTGTACGGTTCCTCTTGCCACGAGGACAGCTTCCTCGATGCCATCCTCGATGAGCTCACGGTAAATCCATACAGTGACCTCCCCACGGTGCTCGCACGCGTGGAGCGTGTGCAGACGGCAGAATCAAATGTGGAGCGAATGAGGCAGCGcaaggcagagcagcaggaggagcgcgcgGCCCGCCTGCGGAACGAGTGGGCGTCCGCGACGAGGCATCAGAGCCCCGCGTCAAGAGCTGACTCGCAGCAATCCCTATCACTGGAGGCCCTCACTGCGAGTTCGTCAGCGTACTTGGACAGCCTCGCTCGCGCCGCAGATCGCGAGCCCATCGCATCGCTGCGAGGTGCTCCAAGCACGTCGGGACCGCCTCCCTTATGCGCGCCGGCAAAGCTTGCTGCCGAGGCACTGTCGCCTCTCACCTcggccctctccctcccccactttCGCGATGAGCACGCGTCGagtgcgctgcgcagcgcgtacgTTCACCTGCTTCCGTACATACTTGCTGTGGTGGCTCCTCCGGCTACACGCTCTACCTCACTGGCCCTTGCCACCTCTTCCACCACCGTagcagtcgcagcaggcggtggGTCTGCGCCAGTGCTGCCATGGTATGCGGTGCACaccggcgacagcgccgtccGTGAACTGCTCTCCCCGTACATGAGCTCTGTCGTGGGACCTCTGGAAAAAGAGCTGCGCTTCCACTTTAGCGCGGGGTGTGACACGGCAGCCGTTCACGAACCGCAGCacttcttctcttttctgaTCGAGTGcttccagcggcagcagcgcatcgtgTCGGAGCAGTGGGCGACGTCAAGGTTGCAAgacagcgagagcgacgcTGCCCTCCGTCTTCTAGAGTCGGTGAGCCAGGTAGTCCTCAGTGCCACGGCCGTGGTTGTGTTCCAGGAGTGTTACGGCTGGCGGCCTGATtcggcgctgtcgcgccACAAGGACTACGTTGCGGTCACCGTGAACGCCGTACTGGACTTTGTAGCGTCTGCAGAGGGGCGCTTGTGCAGAGActcggtgcagctgctcgtggAACACCTACTGGCGGAGGAAGTGCTCCAGCTATACGCCCAATGTGGAGCGGACATGGCGGTGACCGCACTgcgcgatggcgcggcgcggctgtggaGGCGGTCGTTCCTGATGGAGGGGGCGGGCCGCGCATCGTTCCCGCTTTACACGTGCAGTTTGCACTTGGTGCGCTCGCTCGAGGCGTTTCAGCGGCGTCTTCTCAACTCGCTACTTCTCCTGCGCGGCTCGTGGGCGGAACTGGTGTGGCGCAGATGTGTGGAGCCGGCGCTTTTGGCCTTCCTGGGGATTGTGGAGAATCAAGCACTGCCGGCTGTGGCGGACACGGCCGCAGCTTCCTGGGAGTCTGTCCTATTCCTCCAGTGGTGTGTGGCGAGTGTGCAGGTtgtggcagccgcagcagaggacTGGCTTGGGATGCTGCGGGaaagctgcgccgccacggccagcaccgcctcctcaccTTCCTCTCTCAGTAAGTCAGAGACACTGGATGCGCTGATGCTGTTTCGCGATCAACTTGCTCGCCGCTCGGCCGAGCACGCACGGCTCCTAACACTTCAACTCTGCACACCCCAGCCCGGGGATGCAGCGCAggctgcgcggctgctgcacggTGCCGAGGAGTTCTTCAAGCTCATGGGAGAACTGCCCGATAGCACGTCGGCCCCCTACATTGTGCAGGATTTGGTGCAGGGTGTCCTGCAGAAGAACCTCTCGCCGGAGCACAAGACTGAGTTGCTGTCGTACACAAGGGGATGTGGGCTGCAGCACTTTGCCCAGCTGCTTGTCGCGTGAGTCTTCTTCTGTCGCACGTGAAGACGGATGGATGCGTTGCGCGGGACGCGATGTGAGCACCCTCGTCGTCCTTATCGCCCCCCGGCTTCGTCTTTTCGTGTGCAGGCACGCACGTCTTGGTACTCCGCACTTCGCTGCGCATCgtagcggtgccgccgtcgccccctcctcccgtaCAAAACACGCAGAATCGACAcagcagcaaaaaaaaaaggactTAGCGGATTGCGTGTGGCGTGCGTGTCAGCGCTGCTGTCAGTGGAGGGCTGCGACTCGACGACGCATGTACGATGTCTACCCGTGCCCGACATTGAAATCAAGCTTGGGTGCACGTAAAGATGGCGTATGAGGCGGTGAGGGCGCCGTTTGATGTGGCGGTGCCTTGCTCCGGTCCGAGGTCTCTCCGGGATGACAAGGACATAGAAcagctgcggtggcgtgggGACTTTCGCGTTCCCACcccgcccttctccctcccactGTCGTCTCTACTGCTCATCAGGGCGCACGAGTCACCGTGTTTGCGAGTGCGTGTCTTGTGGTGTTGGGCTAGCAGGTTCGGAGTCGTGTTGCCATCCTTGCTTGGCACCTCAGTCATCGCTCGACCGCTACTTTGTAGCGAAACACTCAGCTtaccgcagccgcctctctctcgtcttttTTTCGCGGTAACGCCCTGCACCTTCTCTGCATCCGCGAGCGAGGAAAGAAAAGTGGAGCGAGCCGTTCAGCGTCGTGCGCGCCTGAGCACTcacactccctctctctagcgccaccaccgttaCACccatctctgcctctctgcccctattgcagcagcagcagctgctgctactgctgctaCGACGCTGAGCCCCACCAGGAACACGTTCGAAGTAAatacgcacacgcggaaCTCGCTCGCGCATATCTGAAGCGATAGACGGGGGTGAGCGTATGTGCCGAGAAGGCTTGTGCGCAGCGCTCTTTCCACCGTCTCGTACTCTTCAGCAAGACGAAGGCGGTCGGCAGAGCTATCGAGAGCCATGCACCGCCGCATGAGTGCCCGCCCCGACTCCTCGAACTTGTTCCGGTATATCTGCCCCCGGCGCTGGCCGTGCTGCAGtttcttatttttttttttgtgctcgTGGCGACGCCGTTGGACGTGCTCTAGCCACGCAATCACACCGGCTTCGAAAGCTGAGCATCTATGCTCGGCTGGAAAAAAATGTGCGGGACGCACGCCGTGATGTCGGGCTTCAAGTTCGGCATCACGGCAGCCAtgggtggcgccgctgccttcgccGTCATCTCCATCTTTGTGGCCGTCGTTTGCGTTCATTCTGCTCGTCCTGAGCGCCTTTGGCGTCTTCAAGAAGCCGTTGGTGGCACTCGATgtcgacggcgtggcgtgtCTCACCATTCTCATTTCCTGGGGCCGTTTATCAGATGCGTACAATCAGGGCACGTGCGTTAAACTGCCTCACGGGAGTGCCGGCCACAGCTACGACTATGCTGCGTCGTTTGGACTCATGGTGACGGCCTGGATGTTTGAGGTGGCTGCGATTGCCGGCTTCTTCTTTCTCATGAAGACGTggcgaaggggaaggggtggggaggcggAGTGATGGGGCTGCCACAGAGTGACGGAGGGACGTGAGGGAGAGGTATTCCTGCAGAGATGTATCTTACCTCACCCGTTCCGTGACGCCACTACGCCGCTGAATGTGGCATCCCTTGTGGGCGACTGGCGGCGAGGCAACTGTGACACATGCATCTGGTCTTGGCGTTGCCCGGTGTGAGCGTCGGCGTGCGCAGGTGACGCGATGCCGTCATCCCTACTCATGAGTGCATCAATGACGGCGGATGCGTCTCTCTCCATTGGCGCCTCCGCATCTACCTATCAACGTGCACCTGAACCCGAGTGTCTTACTCTCTTGTGCGCCGCTCTCTCCGTGGGAGAGCGTCGCGACTTCTGTGAGAATGCGTCAGCGGGTGTGTTTTCCTCCCTCGCGgcccccctccttttcctATCACGGCGTCGGTTTCGGATGCTTGGAGTGGGCGCTTGTGACACTAtccgctctctttttcttttctttctgcATTGCCTCGTACGATGCGACGACTTCGCTGAGCCTGCATGAGGCTTCAGCAACGTGTCCTCCACAAACGGCTCACAACTCTCACCCTCCAATAACCGCCTTACCCACCTCGCATGGAGGTGCACGTGTGTAACATTATGCCCACGCACCCAGAGCACATTGACGTGCCCACTCGcaagcgtgcgcgtgcgggaAAGATGGCCTTTTCCTGCCGGCGATCAGCTGCAATGCTCTCCGAGCGAAGCATTAGTGCGCCCACCAGTCTGCACGGGAAAGCCGCTGCGAGGGTCTTGCGCGTTTCTTGCCCTCGGTGCAATGCAGACGGCCGAGGTTTGCTGCACGCACCGCACTGGTGTGCATTCCGTCTCTGCTAGTGCGTCTACTGTGTcgtcctctttctctctcgtttcgctgccccctccacctccactACCGCGCGCTTCTTCGCCGTCTTCGTCACGAGTGCGGCTCAGCTGCAAATATCCCCTTCTTGTGCTTCCATCGTCCGCTGTGGTGATCATCGAGGCGTACACCACCGAGTGAGCCTTAACAGGCTTGCGCCTACTCTCTACCGGGTCATTTTCAGTGCCAGCTGCCGCGTGTTGGGGAGGAGACTCTGTTCGTCAccatccctccctcccttctcctgctcctctccgCTTCTTCCACAGCTCGCAGGTCTGCCCAAGCGGAGAGAGGTTTGCGTTGTTTCCTGTTGACgccccttttccctcttgATGTGACCGATGACTTCTTGGCGCGTTTCCCTCAACTACGCTGATGCGCGCACCTGTCGCACTGCCGCGCTCTAGGCGCGTCTTCGTTAGCTCCCACCGCTTCTCACTGCCGCATCACCGATCCACAGGGAGACTGCACGACGGCGACTCGCCTCTGTGGAGTCGCGAGCTGACAGaccgcacacgcgtgccGATGAGTCTCAGCGCTTCCATCGGCAATGTGGTCTCTGGGGACCCTTTGCAAGTGCCGTTTCGGGCTCTGCTGCTCGGGTACGCCACCCACCCTACGCTGCTGTCTCTCGCGACGGGCCACACGCTGCTGTTCGACGCGCTGTCGGCGAGCACcgacctgctgcagcagctcaccaTGCTGAATCCGTGCAGGGGGCACCTAGTCGAGATGCAGGGGCGCTGCGTCGATGCCGCTTGGCGCCTCGTTCGCTATTATCAagcggatgcgcagcggGTGCTCGAGCTTCCCTTgaagcaccgccacctcctcgacgACATGCGTCTCGTGTACCTCATCACCTCTGCGAGCCCCAACGCGGGTTTGCTGGTGTCCAAGGAGCTGACACACGGTCGAGAATTATCGCTAGACGTGGCGTGCAcgttgctctccctcccttgcACGCCTGACATCCTTCGCGCGATTCTAGTCTTCACTTtccgcacgcacgcggccGCTGTTGACGCGCCGCACTTCCagcggtgcgcgcacgcactgctCAGTAACGACAACTTCTTCAGCGAGCGAACCTTCGCCTCCATGCACAGTCTCCTCCACGACGTCTTGCTGCCGTCACTGCGTTGTGGCGCTGCCCGAAACGACTCTTTCGACTTTGTCGCTGTGCGTTGGACGACGCTGATGAACAAGTGGTCCCGTGTGTACGCGAAATCTGGGCGGGGCTTTGACCTGCACGACTGCTTGGAAACGCTTCTGCAGGCTGTGCCTGCGGCCGAGACGAAGCTGCCTGCTTCGTTCTACATACGGCTGCTCGGCGCACTCCTTGATgcaacagcggcaggcgAGGCGCCCAGGAGCGCGAAGGCTGGGTGGGAACGAATGAAGACGGTGGCCGGCGacgccctccgcctctttgGGCGCAACCCGGAGGATCTGCGCGCTGTTTGGGTGTTACTTCTGAAAGGAGCGCTGACACTCCCACCCGCTGAGGGGGATCACTGGCGCCTTCTTGAAGCCTATCATCTGTGCGCGCAGCGTGGCCATGCAGTCGTGGTTGACCGACAAGGGTTTCGGCAAGTAATTCGACTtgttgccgctgcagtgAGCGCGCTGCCTCTTCCGCAGGTGACACAGTTAGTGAGGAGCTTCTGCACCTTTCTGCATGAGCAGACTTCCGTCAGCTTTCTGTGGTTGCTGGACGGGGTCGGCACAGTGCTGACCGAGCTGTGGCAGCATCACCGACTAGAAGCACAgggagaggcggagcagctgctgcgcgtgctgaggatgctgctgcgcgagcggtGCGTGAGTGGGGTCGAGCTGCACAGCAATCCCGTCATTGCCCGTGCTCTGGACCACTTCCGAATCGGTGGCGCAGCCGCATACTGGTGGACATGCGGATGCGGGGAGGTGATCCCTTGCACTTCCAAGCGCTGCGCATCATGCCTACGCAAGTCAGGCGTGTCGTGGGTTTGCCCGCAGTGCCACGCTGCACACAAGCTACCGTGCAAAACGCAGTCCTGCTCGTGCGAATGCCTCAACCCTcgcatggccgccgccgtcaacGCCAACGTTTGCATCTGCGATAAGTGCGGTGGACTCATCACGGCCGCAGGCTGTATCTGCGCCCGTtgcaagcagcagcgccaggaGAGTGAGCGCACGGTGGAGTGCGCCCACTGCCACGGCACATACAAGGGCAACGGGTTGCATTGCCCTCAGTGCTTTTCGCCGAACCCGGACAAGCACCTGCACCTGTGGCACTGTGTAGACTGCGACGACTTCAACTACTCCATTTGGTCGTCGTGCCGCTCCTGCAAAACGCCGAGACGGATtggtgcgctgcgcgtgtCGTTTGTGCCGTGGAaatgcggctgcggcgccctTAACCACCCTTGCCGCCTCACGTGTGGGAGGTGCGGCACCGGCGAACACCACCACACGTACACATGTGCCGGCTGCGACGCCCGCGTCTCCCTGCACTCGCTGCGTCGTACTCTACTTACCGTAGATGGAAAGACACTTTCCCTACACCTCTGCCCGAAGTGCCagtgcccccacccccgcgaCGATCTTGTGCTCTACTCACCGTCCTTTTCCCGGCACTGCATGCTATGCGCACACACGGTGAAGCCCTCCAGCATCTCTGCAAGCGGCTCATTTTTCCACTGTGACACAGTGCAGCGGGTGAATGAACACTACCTGTTTCGCTGCACCCACTGCGACTACACAGAGCTGCAGACAGGATACCACTGCCAGCGGTGCCATTTCCCTCGCCCAGAGATGGAGGCGTTGCTGCAGGATGAGTCGgccggtgccgcgccgctcaGCCACGTCTGGCGCTGCCTTCACGAGACGGACGACGGTGCACTGTGTGGTCAGTGGAACTACGGCtggagcgcgcgctgcctcGCTTGCAGGAGAGGGCGTCCTGACTCGGCCTGCGAGTGCCGTGCCAAGGCGCAAATGTGGGCGTGTGACACCTGCGGGAAGCCGAATCGGCCCATCGACGTTCTCTTTTGTGCGCACTGCAAGACTGGGCTTCAGCCTGTGCTAGCATGTGCCACGTGCGGACTGCCGCACATGTCCTACGCCTGTCGCGCGTGCCTTTGAGAGCGGACTGCCGCACGTGCCCGAGAATGCACCTCCACGCACCCTTCTTCCACCGCAGCGTAGCGAAGTTGCGGTGTGGTGGAGCATGGCGAGACGCCGGGAGAGGATGCATGCGTCTttgtctctgcgtgtgcacctttttctctttgccTTTCGCCAGAAGGGCAGAGACCACTTGGTGCGTGCCTCCGCGTATATGCGTGCTTGTGCCACTCTCGGTGCAGAGGTGTATGGCGATGGTGTGCGTAGTCACACGAAGAGCAGCGCGCTTCTTTTCAGTCGACTGCTGCGTGTCCGCCTTGCGCGTCAACGCTCTTTTTAGAAGttctttcccttcttttGCCCGTGACTGGCTGCAGCCAGCGGCGCTCCAGCAGTGCACTGGGATGCGTGCGCGGGGCACTCCCAGCCACACGCGCTCTGTCCCGCACTTCTTCCATGCCTTTCTCGTATCCACCCTCCCCTACCGGCCTACACTTTCTATCGAAGCAGCATCCACCACTTCGCACCGCGCCGCAAAGCACTGCCATACGATACGCGCGCGCCATTCATACACGGCGCCCgagttgtgcgtgtgcgcatgtgtggcCCTTCCCTCGTCAGACATGGGTGTCCTCTGCAACACGGCGAGCAACCCTGAAAAACGCACCGCCACGTACATCCCGGCGCTCAGGGCGCTTACGGACAACTACTTCGCCACTCACCACCCGAACGAAAATGAATCTGCCCTCTTTTTTGCTTCGCTGCGAGTGGCACTGCGCAGCAtgctgcactgcagcaggGAAGAGGTGGATGAGTTCCTAATCGATTCTTGCAAACGCAGCGTGAGCACAAGCGCCGCGCTCGACAAGTTCCTGTCGAACAAAAACACATCAAAGGTGGCGCCAGATGCCACGGCTGCCAAGATCATGCAGGTGTGGATGATGTACGACAAAGACAATAGCGGCGATTTGAGCTACGCCGAGATGAAGCGTCTGGTCGAGGGGCTCAGCTTTTCGAAGGACTTGACAGAACGAATCTTGAAGCCCTTCGAGGACGACAATCGCCACACCATCGCCTTTTCCGAGTTTGCGAAGGTGTACTCGAACGCCGTGAGTTTCAGGGAGCTCGGCTACGTCTTCCAGGATTTGGCGGGGGGGGGCCAGCAGACCATCTCTCGCGACACCTTCGCCAGCTTTGTATGCGACATCCAAGGCGAGGACTGGGATGCCGAGTTTCTCAACGAGAAGCTCGCTCTTATGGGCTGCGTCGGCACCGACGGCATCACGGAGAATAACTTCGTCGGATACGTTATGAGTCCCTACTTCGACTCCGCGGTGGAGAAGAAGAAGCTGACGGACGTCTACCACGACATGGACCAGATCATGTGCTGCTACTTCATCAGCTCCTCACACAACACGTACCTCACCGGGGACCAGCTCACGAGTAAATCCTCCTCCCAGATGTACAAAAAGGCGCTTCTCGACGGGTGCCGGTGCGTGGAGCTTGATTGCTGGAACGGCCCTCACGGCGAGCCGATTGTGTACCACGGCTACACCCGCACTTCTCGTATAGCCTTCGAAGAGTGCGTTAAGACGATTCGCCAGTACGCCTTTACTGCTTCCGCATACCCCGTGATACTCTCACTGGAGGTGCATACTtcggtggagcagcaggaTAGAATGGCGGAGATTCTAGAAGGAGGACTGGgctcgctgctcttccgGCCTCCGTGGGGCTCCAACGAGAAGCCCACCATGACCTTCTCACCCAACAACTTAAAGAACAAAATTCTCGTGAAAGCGAAGCGCGGCGACTTCCCGGCCCGCGAGCCTCGCGTTGAcaaagacgacgacgcaacCGAGACGGACTCGGTGGCGAGCACAAACAACGCCGACTACCTGAAAATGAAGGAGACTTGCAGGAAGGCCGAGAAGGATGAGGTTCGGGTGTCAGCGAAGCTGTCCGCCCTTGTCTCCATCGAGTCCAGCAAGTGCCACGACGTCAAGGACTTATCATACCTGAAGGACAAGCAGCCGTACCACTGCTCTTCGTACtcagagaggaaggggaaggcCATCGCCCGCGAGGCCCACGACGCGCTGGTGCGCATCAACGACACGTGCCTTAGCCGCGTCTTCCCTGCGGGCTCGCGCATCGACAGCAGCAACTACAGTCCGCTGCTTTACTGGGCGTCTGGCTTCCAGATGGTGGCCATCAATTGGCAGTCCAGCGATACCTTCGGCTGGCGCCTCAACCGCTGCTTTTTCCTCGAcaacggctgctgcgggtaCCTCCTGAAGCCAGAGCACCTGCGGCCCGTGACCTGCCCCGATGTGGCCGTCCCGGAGAACTGGCGGTCGCTGACAGTGGAAGTGATTTCAGGCTTCTCGCTGCCGAGCGCGAGCAATTCAGAGGTTGCCGATCCGTTTGTGACAGTTTTCCTCGAGGGCCCCGACGTGGACAGCACGCCAaagagcacgcacacaatcCATAACAACGGCTTTCACCCTGTCTGGCGCGGAGCGGGGCAGACAGAGTGGATATGGACGGTACATCGGTGGTCCCTGTCGGTCCTCGTGCTCCAGGTCTACGACCACAACAGGTGCAGCTCATCTCAGCTGCTCGCAGAGGCCATCATTCCTCTGCGTATGCTTCATAAAGGATTCCGCAAGGTGTCCTTGAATGACTCCGCGGGCTACAGCATCCCCGGCAGCTTTCTTGTGTGCCGCGTCGACTACACGGATGCACCAGAGCGGTTGTGATAGATGTGCTTCTGTGCGTTTCGTCGACGTGTAACCAACTGTCACCATATCTTCCACCCGCCCCCGTTTTTGCAGAACGGATAAGTGAGCATACACCTCACAAGCAGGGGGCGCACATGTacgtgcgcacgtgcttGTGTTTCT
The sequence above is a segment of the Leishmania donovani BPK282A1 complete genome, chromosome 22 genome. Coding sequences within it:
- a CDS encoding phosphoinositide-specific phospholipase C, putative, whose product is MRARGTPSHTRSVPHFFHAFLVSTLPYRPTLSIEAASTTSHRAAKHCHTIRARHSYTAPELCVCACVALPSSDMGVLCNTASNPEKRTATYIPALRALTDNYFATHHPNENESALFFASLRVALRSMLHCSREEVDEFLIDSCKRSVSTSAALDKFLSNKNTSKVAPDATAAKIMQVWMMYDKDNSGDLSYAEMKRLVEGLSFSKDLTERILKPFEDDNRHTIAFSEFAKVYSNAVSFRELGYVFQDLAGGGQQTISRDTFASFVCDIQGEDWDAEFLNEKLALMGCVGTDGITENNFVGYVMSPYFDSAVEKKKLTDVYHDMDQIMCCYFISSSHNTYLTGDQLTSKSSSQMYKKALLDGCRCVELDCWNGPHGEPIVYHGYTRTSRIAFEECVKTIRQYAFTASAYPVILSLEVHTSVEQQDRMAEILEGGLGSLLFRPPWGSNEKPTMTFSPNNLKNKILVKAKRGDFPAREPRVDKDDDATETDSVASTNNADYLKMKETCRKAEKDEVRVSAKLSALVSIESSKCHDVKDLSYLKDKQPYHCSSYSERKGKAIAREAHDALVRINDTCLSRVFPAGSRIDSSNYSPLLYWASGFQMVAINWQSSDTFGWRLNRCFFLDNGCCGYLLKPEHLRPVTCPDVAVPENWRSLTVEVISGFSLPSASNSEVADPFVTVFLEGPDVDSTPKSTHTIHNNGFHPVWRGAGQTEWIWTVHRWSLSVLVLQVYDHNRCSSSQLLAEAIIPLRMLHKGFRKVSLNDSAGYSIPGSFLVCRVDYTDAPERL